One genomic region from Streptomyces sp. Li-HN-5-11 encodes:
- a CDS encoding LysR family transcriptional regulator produces MELRQLTYFVTVAEELHFGRAADRLHIVQSAVSQQIQRLERELGAELFDRSPRRVRLTAAGERLLPEARAVLVAAERARAAVAPPPGLRIGTSTGLGAHLDRVLAAFAERAPDVQVELFSLPAAERLARVAGGQLDAAFVRAARSVPGVRVLPLWPDPLVAALPAAHPLAARPEIDLAELAGLPLALTPRRNNPALVDLVVGACREAGFEPPPGPVSGSLQDTLATIGTRPLWTVVFASHARVLHSPRVAFVPFRAPGLALPTQLAVHASAPTPHLDALLPACRDHEN; encoded by the coding sequence ATGGAACTTCGGCAGCTCACCTACTTCGTCACCGTTGCCGAGGAGTTGCACTTCGGGCGGGCGGCCGACCGGCTGCACATCGTGCAGTCGGCGGTGAGCCAGCAGATCCAGCGGCTGGAGCGGGAGCTGGGCGCCGAGCTGTTCGACCGGTCGCCGCGCCGGGTGCGGCTGACGGCGGCGGGGGAGCGGCTGCTGCCCGAGGCGCGGGCGGTGCTCGTGGCCGCCGAGCGGGCCCGCGCGGCCGTCGCACCGCCACCCGGCCTGCGGATCGGCACCAGCACCGGGCTCGGCGCGCACCTGGACCGGGTGCTCGCAGCGTTCGCCGAACGCGCCCCGGACGTCCAGGTCGAGCTGTTCTCGCTGCCGGCCGCCGAACGCCTCGCCCGGGTCGCGGGCGGGCAGCTGGACGCCGCGTTCGTCCGGGCGGCCCGGTCCGTGCCGGGCGTACGGGTGCTGCCGCTGTGGCCGGACCCGCTCGTCGCCGCCCTCCCGGCCGCCCACCCGCTGGCCGCCCGTCCCGAGATCGACCTCGCCGAGCTGGCCGGGCTGCCGCTGGCCCTCACCCCGCGCCGCAACAATCCCGCGCTGGTCGACCTGGTCGTCGGCGCCTGCCGCGAGGCCGGTTTCGAGCCGCCGCCCGGGCCGGTCAGCGGCTCGCTGCAGGACACGCTCGCCACCATCGGCACCCGGCCGCTGTGGACAGTGGTGTTCGCCTCTCACGCGCGCGTGCTGCACAGCCCCCGGGTGGCCTTCGTGCCGTTCCGCGCCCCGGGCCTGGCGCTGCCCACGCAACTCGCCGTGCACGCCTCGGCCCCCACCCCGCACCTGGACGCCCTGCTGCCGGCCTGCCGCGATCACGAAAACTGA
- the dmpI gene encoding 4-oxalocrotonate tautomerase DmpI, translating to MPIVTVQQGPRDAELKRDLVKRVTDAFVEAYHIPAESVQVWIHEVPADSWGAAGKLTADR from the coding sequence ATGCCGATCGTCACCGTCCAGCAGGGTCCGCGCGACGCCGAGCTCAAGCGCGACCTCGTCAAGCGCGTCACGGACGCCTTCGTCGAGGCGTACCACATCCCGGCCGAGAGCGTGCAGGTGTGGATCCACGAGGTGCCGGCCGACAGCTGGGGAGCGGCCGGGAAGCTCACCGCCGACCGCTGA
- a CDS encoding serine protease — translation MFGLTRARRTAAALAASVAAAATALLTAPSAVAAPEPVVGGTTTTTAAYPFVMQITDSSGNQFCGGTLVAARKVVTAAHCVVGESAGSVRVVGGRTYLNGTDGTVGKVSRIWIHPDYTDATSGDDVAVLTLSASMPYTAAKYVSSTDTGVYTAGTTARILGWGTTSESGGSSNQLRTATVPIVSDAGCGTSYGSDFVASDMVCAGYSSGGVDTCQGDSGGPLLIGGVLAGITSWGNGCAEAGHPGVYTRLTTFSSLVTAQVNS, via the coding sequence ATGTTCGGCCTCACCCGAGCCAGACGGACCGCCGCCGCACTGGCGGCCTCCGTTGCCGCCGCGGCGACCGCTCTGCTCACCGCCCCCTCCGCGGTCGCCGCACCCGAGCCCGTCGTCGGCGGCACGACGACCACCACCGCCGCGTACCCCTTCGTCATGCAGATCACGGACTCCTCGGGCAACCAGTTCTGCGGCGGCACCCTGGTCGCGGCCCGGAAGGTGGTCACCGCCGCGCACTGCGTGGTCGGCGAGTCCGCCGGCAGCGTGCGCGTGGTCGGCGGCCGGACCTACCTGAACGGCACCGACGGCACGGTCGGCAAGGTCAGCAGGATCTGGATCCATCCGGACTACACGGACGCCACCAGCGGCGACGACGTGGCCGTGCTCACCCTGTCGGCGTCGATGCCGTACACCGCGGCGAAGTACGTCTCCTCCACCGACACCGGCGTGTACACCGCCGGCACCACCGCCCGCATCCTCGGCTGGGGCACCACCTCCGAGAGCGGCGGCTCCTCCAACCAGCTGCGGACGGCGACCGTGCCGATCGTGTCCGACGCCGGCTGCGGGACTTCCTACGGCTCCGACTTCGTCGCGAGCGACATGGTGTGCGCCGGATACTCCTCCGGCGGCGTAGACACCTGCCAGGGCGACAGCGGCGGTCCCCTGCTCATCGGGGGCGTCCTGGCAGGGATCACTTCCTGGGGCAACGGCTGCGCCGAGGCGGGTCATCCGGGTGTCTACACCCGGCTGACCACCTTCTCCAGCCTCGTGACCGCGCAGGTCAACTCCTGA
- a CDS encoding AAA family ATPase produces the protein MTVRREFKGPASCRSDLVIGQEEPSAVAREQLARGGSVLLHGPAGIGKSTVLRALAAEYAPTARTVLRCSATESESHLPFLALADLLGLVLEEISGALPAAQRTALESALTGRGESTLQRDGLALRLAVLSALRALAAKGPVLIVADDLQWLDSASAELLGFAARRLGETPVQMLCAVRTEDEEYGRHLRACPPDTLSVRLGPLSRAQVSALLDQRGYTGLPRSTVRDIHRTSGGNPLFALELGRALAENPTPPRPGEPLPVPTSLRALVLSRLEMLSDEARRTLLVASAGARPTPALLHAAGRENADAECAQAAELGLLATEPEGPAVRFAHPLISAALYAEAPAQERRAAHAALSTAASDPIERARHLALATTGTDPDVAARLAEAAALARDRGAPSVAASLGLLAARHTPAGSEPGPDERRLLAAEDAITAGEVDLARDIAREVLTRATVPAERVRAWMVVIEAAGQALGDVDSVFPQALADAGDDPGLLALVYYQLAWRGLVVEGDFAEARQEAAHAAELAARGRDRRTELMALAFQASTETLMGHPDAPATIRRALKEPQDPYVACHHNGVGSARYRWLLMSDQLTEARATITALLREVRRRGMVESEVHFLRFLAETELRCGHCGRALDLARESLRLARDTGIGEGASAMLTSLAEASGGDAERALALAREAVGHAEEDGDQMYLSRALAALGYAQLVAGDAQAAVAALRRVRELEAHLGITDPARGRWHGDLAEALVRVGEPAEAQGVIDVAREHALRLGRESVLAVLDRSEALVRAERGDLEGAAAQLTSAQDRLAKLGHGLEEARAAFALAQLRTGRPGPTSYDEAARLFRRCRAQPWLRRVDAAAAARPAEPEAVPAVLDGLAAMERQVAALVMEGATNREIAARLFVSVKTVEATLTRVYRKLGIRSRVDIVRLAAGRRAK, from the coding sequence GTGACCGTGCGACGGGAGTTCAAGGGCCCTGCGAGCTGCCGCTCCGACCTGGTCATCGGCCAGGAGGAGCCGTCCGCGGTGGCGCGTGAGCAGCTCGCCCGCGGCGGCAGTGTGCTGCTGCACGGCCCGGCCGGAATAGGAAAGTCGACCGTGCTGCGGGCATTGGCCGCGGAATACGCCCCGACGGCGCGCACGGTGTTGCGCTGCTCCGCCACGGAGTCCGAATCCCACCTGCCCTTCCTGGCCCTCGCCGACCTGCTGGGCCTGGTACTGGAGGAGATCTCCGGCGCCCTGCCCGCCGCGCAGCGCACCGCCCTGGAGTCGGCGCTCACCGGCCGCGGCGAGTCCACCCTCCAGCGCGACGGGCTCGCCCTGCGCCTGGCCGTGCTGTCCGCGCTGCGCGCGCTCGCCGCGAAGGGCCCGGTCCTCATCGTCGCCGACGACCTGCAGTGGCTGGACTCGGCCAGCGCGGAGCTGCTCGGTTTCGCCGCCCGCCGCCTGGGCGAGACGCCCGTGCAGATGCTGTGCGCGGTGCGCACCGAGGACGAGGAGTACGGCCGCCACCTGCGCGCCTGCCCGCCCGACACGCTCTCCGTGCGGCTGGGCCCGCTCTCCCGCGCCCAGGTCTCCGCCCTGCTCGACCAGCGCGGCTACACCGGCCTGCCCCGCTCCACGGTCCGCGACATCCACCGCACCAGCGGCGGCAACCCCCTGTTCGCCCTGGAGCTCGGCCGGGCCCTGGCCGAGAACCCCACCCCGCCCCGGCCGGGCGAGCCCCTGCCCGTGCCGACCTCGCTGCGCGCCCTGGTGCTCAGTCGCCTGGAGATGCTTTCGGACGAGGCCCGCCGCACCCTGCTCGTGGCCAGCGCCGGCGCCCGCCCGACCCCGGCCCTGCTGCACGCGGCCGGCCGTGAGAACGCGGACGCCGAGTGCGCCCAGGCCGCCGAGCTCGGGCTTCTCGCGACGGAGCCGGAGGGCCCGGCCGTACGCTTCGCGCACCCGCTGATCTCGGCCGCGCTGTACGCGGAGGCACCCGCGCAGGAGCGGCGCGCCGCCCACGCGGCGCTGTCCACGGCGGCCTCCGACCCCATCGAGCGGGCCCGCCATCTGGCGCTGGCCACCACCGGTACCGATCCGGACGTGGCCGCCCGGCTCGCCGAGGCCGCCGCGCTGGCCCGGGACCGCGGCGCGCCGTCGGTGGCCGCCTCGCTCGGGCTGCTGGCCGCCCGGCACACCCCGGCCGGCAGCGAGCCGGGCCCCGACGAGCGGCGGCTGCTGGCGGCGGAGGACGCCATCACCGCCGGCGAGGTGGACCTCGCCCGGGACATCGCCCGCGAGGTGCTGACCCGGGCCACCGTGCCGGCCGAACGGGTGCGGGCCTGGATGGTGGTGATCGAGGCGGCCGGGCAGGCCCTCGGGGACGTCGACTCCGTCTTTCCGCAGGCGCTGGCCGACGCGGGCGACGACCCGGGGCTGCTCGCGCTGGTGTACTACCAGCTGGCCTGGCGGGGCCTGGTGGTGGAGGGCGACTTCGCCGAGGCCCGGCAGGAGGCGGCGCACGCCGCCGAGCTGGCCGCGCGCGGCCGGGACCGGCGCACCGAGCTCATGGCGCTGGCCTTCCAGGCCTCCACCGAGACCCTGATGGGTCACCCGGACGCCCCCGCCACCATCAGGCGGGCGCTGAAGGAGCCTCAGGACCCGTACGTGGCCTGCCACCACAACGGCGTCGGCTCGGCCCGCTACCGCTGGCTGCTGATGAGCGACCAGCTGACCGAGGCGCGGGCGACCATCACCGCGCTGCTGCGCGAGGTACGGCGGCGCGGCATGGTCGAGAGCGAGGTGCACTTCCTGCGCTTCCTCGCCGAGACCGAACTGCGCTGCGGGCACTGCGGGCGGGCCCTGGACCTGGCCCGGGAGAGCCTCAGGCTGGCCCGGGACACCGGCATCGGCGAGGGCGCCTCCGCCATGCTCACCTCCCTGGCCGAGGCCTCCGGCGGCGACGCCGAGCGGGCGCTCGCCCTGGCCCGGGAGGCGGTGGGCCACGCCGAGGAGGACGGCGACCAGATGTACCTCTCCCGCGCCCTGGCCGCCCTCGGGTACGCCCAGCTGGTGGCCGGGGACGCGCAGGCCGCCGTGGCGGCGCTGCGCCGGGTGCGGGAGCTGGAGGCGCACCTGGGCATCACCGACCCGGCGCGCGGCCGCTGGCACGGCGACCTCGCGGAGGCCCTGGTGCGGGTCGGGGAGCCGGCCGAGGCACAGGGCGTCATCGACGTGGCGCGCGAGCACGCGCTGCGGCTGGGCCGCGAAAGCGTGCTGGCCGTCCTCGACCGGTCCGAGGCCCTCGTACGGGCGGAACGCGGCGACCTGGAGGGCGCCGCGGCCCAGCTGACGTCCGCCCAGGACCGGCTGGCGAAACTCGGGCACGGCCTGGAGGAGGCGCGGGCCGCCTTCGCGCTGGCCCAGCTGCGCACCGGGCGGCCGGGGCCGACGTCGTACGACGAGGCGGCCCGTCTGTTCCGGCGCTGCCGGGCGCAGCCGTGGCTGCGCCGGGTGGACGCGGCCGCCGCCGCCCGTCCGGCGGAGCCGGAGGCCGTCCCGGCGGTGCTGGACGGGCTCGCCGCGATGGAGCGTCAGGTGGCGGCGCTCGTCATGGAGGGCGCGACGAACCGGGAGATCGCGGCACGGCTGTTCGTCAGCGTGAAGACGGTCGAGGCGACCCTCACCCGGGTCTACCGCAAGCTGGGGATCCGTTCGCGCGTGGACATCGTCCGATTGGCGGCAGGCCGGCGCGCGAAGTGA
- a CDS encoding LuxR C-terminal-related transcriptional regulator produces the protein MTADVSGSVEIRAALVRLRRATGLPVAFGGLVESGGPRMRISELTGTTTFALSALTVTSGNGLGGKAVALARPCAVTDYSLSRRISHEYDAAVAAEGLRSVLAVPVVVRRRVRGVLYGALRTAQPLGDRTLGAAVEAARDVEQALVVREEARALLGAARPEPAPGGATAGVAWEQVREAHAALRALAPRITDPGLRAELLDACGLLTTVAAPAEKVALAPREVDVLACVAAGATNAATAARLSLSPETVKGYLRSAMRKLEAHTRGEAVAAARRAGVLP, from the coding sequence GTGACGGCGGACGTGTCCGGGTCGGTGGAGATACGGGCTGCGCTGGTACGGCTGCGACGCGCGACGGGCCTCCCGGTCGCCTTCGGCGGTCTGGTCGAGTCCGGCGGACCGCGGATGCGGATCAGCGAGCTGACCGGCACCACCACGTTCGCACTCAGCGCGCTCACGGTGACCTCCGGCAACGGTCTGGGCGGCAAGGCGGTGGCTCTCGCGCGGCCCTGCGCGGTCACGGACTACTCACTCTCCCGGCGGATCAGCCACGAGTACGACGCCGCGGTCGCCGCGGAGGGCCTGCGCTCGGTGCTGGCGGTGCCGGTCGTCGTACGGCGCCGGGTGCGCGGCGTGCTGTACGGCGCCCTGCGCACGGCCCAGCCGCTGGGCGACCGGACGCTGGGGGCGGCCGTGGAGGCGGCGCGGGACGTGGAGCAGGCGCTGGTGGTGCGGGAGGAGGCGCGGGCCCTGCTGGGGGCGGCCCGGCCGGAGCCCGCGCCCGGCGGCGCGACGGCCGGCGTCGCCTGGGAGCAGGTCCGGGAGGCCCACGCTGCGCTGCGCGCCCTGGCGCCGCGTATCACCGACCCCGGGCTGCGGGCGGAACTCCTCGACGCCTGCGGCCTGCTGACCACGGTGGCCGCACCGGCCGAGAAGGTGGCGCTCGCCCCGCGGGAGGTGGACGTCCTGGCCTGCGTCGCCGCCGGCGCGACCAACGCGGCCACCGCCGCCCGCCTGAGCCTGAGCCCGGAGACGGTGAAGGGCTACCTCCGCTCGGCCATGCGCAAGCTGGAGGCCCACACCCGCGGAGAGGCGGTGGCGGCGGCCCGCCGGGCGGGGGTACTGCCGTAG
- a CDS encoding AMP-binding protein, translating into MTTATEDFRRARDFLLEHREDYATAYAGFRWPRPEQFNWALDWFDVIADGNGRTALHIVEEDGSETRLSFAEMSERSGRVANWLRDRGVAPEDRILVMLGNQVELWETALAAMKLRAVVIPATPLLGPADLRDRVERGRVKHVVVRAADTGKFADVPGAYTRISVGGLPEEGWEPYEDVYAASAAFLPDGPTLADDPLMLYFTSGTTARPKLVEHTHASYPIGHLATMYWIGLRPGDVHLNISSPGWAKHAWSNLFAPWNAEATVFIHNYTRFDAARLMAEMDRAGVTTFCAPPTVWRMLIQADLTQLRTPPREAVAAGEPLNPEVIEQVRRAWGVSVRDGFGQTETAVQVSNSPGQPLKTGSMGRPSPGYRVELLDPVSGAPGADEGEIALDLSARPVGLMTGYHGDADRTAEAMAGGYYRTGDVASRDEGGYLTYVGRSDDVFKASDYKISPFELESALLEHEAVAEAAVVPAPDPVRLAVPKAYVVLAEGWQPGPGTAKALFEHSREVLAPYKRIRRLEFGELPKTVSGKIRRIELREATVAGSQNEYREEDFR; encoded by the coding sequence ATGACGACGGCGACCGAGGACTTCCGCAGGGCGCGGGACTTCCTGCTGGAGCACCGTGAGGACTACGCCACGGCCTACGCCGGCTTTCGGTGGCCCCGCCCCGAGCAGTTCAACTGGGCGCTGGACTGGTTCGACGTCATCGCCGACGGCAACGGCCGCACCGCCCTGCACATCGTCGAGGAGGACGGGAGCGAGACCCGGCTCTCCTTCGCCGAGATGTCCGAGCGCTCGGGCCGCGTGGCGAACTGGCTGCGCGACCGGGGCGTCGCCCCCGAGGACCGCATCCTCGTCATGCTCGGCAACCAGGTGGAGCTGTGGGAGACCGCGCTCGCCGCGATGAAGCTCCGCGCGGTCGTCATCCCCGCCACCCCGCTGCTCGGCCCCGCCGACCTGCGCGACCGCGTCGAGCGCGGCCGCGTCAAGCACGTCGTCGTGCGCGCCGCGGACACGGGGAAGTTCGCCGACGTGCCCGGCGCCTACACCCGGATCTCGGTCGGCGGCCTGCCCGAGGAGGGCTGGGAGCCGTACGAGGACGTGTACGCAGCTTCCGCGGCGTTCCTCCCGGACGGGCCCACCCTCGCCGACGACCCGCTGATGCTCTACTTCACCTCGGGCACCACCGCCCGCCCCAAGCTGGTCGAGCACACCCACGCCTCCTACCCGATCGGGCACCTGGCCACCATGTACTGGATCGGGCTCAGGCCCGGCGACGTGCACCTGAACATCTCCTCGCCCGGCTGGGCCAAGCACGCCTGGTCGAACCTCTTCGCCCCGTGGAACGCGGAGGCGACCGTCTTCATCCACAACTACACCCGCTTCGACGCGGCCCGGCTGATGGCCGAGATGGACCGCGCGGGCGTCACCACCTTCTGCGCCCCGCCGACCGTGTGGCGCATGCTCATCCAGGCCGACCTGACCCAGCTGCGCACCCCGCCCCGCGAGGCGGTGGCCGCGGGCGAACCGCTGAACCCCGAGGTGATCGAGCAGGTCCGGCGGGCCTGGGGCGTGAGTGTCCGGGACGGCTTCGGGCAGACCGAGACGGCCGTGCAGGTCTCCAACAGCCCCGGCCAGCCCCTGAAGACGGGCTCCATGGGCCGGCCCAGCCCGGGCTACCGCGTCGAGCTCCTCGACCCGGTGTCGGGCGCCCCGGGCGCCGACGAGGGCGAGATCGCGCTCGACCTCTCCGCGCGCCCGGTCGGCCTGATGACCGGCTACCACGGCGACGCGGACCGCACGGCGGAGGCGATGGCCGGCGGCTACTACCGCACGGGTGACGTCGCCTCCAGGGACGAGGGCGGATACCTGACGTATGTCGGGCGGAGCGACGACGTCTTCAAGGCCTCCGACTACAAGATCAGCCCGTTCGAGCTGGAGAGCGCCCTGCTGGAGCACGAGGCGGTGGCCGAGGCGGCCGTCGTGCCCGCCCCGGACCCGGTTCGGCTGGCCGTGCCGAAGGCGTACGTCGTCCTCGCCGAGGGCTGGCAGCCCGGCCCCGGCACCGCGAAGGCCCTCTTCGAGCACTCCCGCGAGGTCCTCGCCCCCTACAAGCGCATCCGCCGGCTGGAGTTCGGCGAGCTGCCCAAGACGGTGTCCGGCAAGATCCGCCGGATCGAACTGCGCGAGGCCACGGTCGCGGGCTCGCAGAACGAGTACCGCGAGGAGGACTTCCGGTGA
- a CDS encoding AMP-binding protein: protein MTSKELSYTHGTSEVPLLGDTIGAGLDRAVAAFPDREALVDVPSGRRWTYAEFGVAVDEVARGLLAKGVVKGDRVGIWAVNCPEWVLVQYATARIGAIMVNINPAYRAHEVEYVLRQAGVSVLVASLAHKGSDYRALVGQVRGKCPELRETVYIGDPSWDALTAGAARVTEDQLRAAQAGLSCDDPINIQYTSGTTGFPKGATLSHHNILNNGYWVGRTVGYTEQDRVCLPVPFYHCFGMVMGNLGATSHGACIVIPAPSFEPKATLEAVQQERCTSLYGVPTMFIAELNLPGFATYDLASLRTGIMAGSPCPVEVMKRVVSEMHMAEVSICYGMTETSPVSLQTRMDDDLEHRTGTVGRVLPHIEVKVVDPATGVTQPRGTAGELCTRGYSVMLGYWNEPEKTAEAVDPGRWMHTGDLAVMRDDGYVEIVGRIKDMIIRGGENIYPREVEEFLYAHPKIRDVQVVGVPHERYGEEVLACVIPRDAADPVTLEELRTFCEGQLAHYKIPSRLRILDAFPMTVSGKVRKVELREKYGV, encoded by the coding sequence GTGACCTCGAAGGAGCTTTCGTACACGCACGGCACCAGCGAGGTGCCCCTGCTCGGCGACACCATCGGCGCAGGCCTGGACCGGGCCGTCGCCGCCTTCCCCGACCGGGAGGCGCTCGTCGACGTTCCCTCCGGGCGCCGCTGGACCTACGCCGAGTTCGGCGTGGCGGTCGACGAGGTGGCGCGCGGGCTGCTCGCCAAGGGCGTGGTCAAGGGCGACCGGGTCGGCATCTGGGCGGTCAACTGCCCGGAGTGGGTGCTCGTCCAGTACGCCACCGCCCGGATCGGCGCGATCATGGTGAACATCAACCCCGCCTACCGCGCCCACGAGGTGGAGTACGTGCTCCGGCAGGCCGGCGTCTCGGTGCTCGTCGCCTCCCTCGCCCACAAGGGCAGCGACTACCGGGCGCTGGTCGGGCAGGTGCGCGGCAAGTGCCCCGAGCTGCGGGAGACCGTCTACATCGGCGACCCGTCCTGGGACGCGCTGACGGCGGGCGCGGCACGGGTGACGGAGGATCAGCTCCGGGCCGCACAGGCGGGGTTGAGCTGCGACGACCCGATCAACATCCAGTACACCTCGGGCACCACGGGCTTCCCCAAGGGCGCCACGCTGTCCCACCACAACATTCTCAACAACGGCTACTGGGTGGGCCGTACGGTCGGCTACACCGAACAGGACCGCGTCTGCCTGCCCGTGCCGTTCTACCACTGCTTCGGCATGGTCATGGGCAATCTGGGCGCCACCTCGCACGGCGCCTGCATCGTCATCCCCGCGCCCTCCTTCGAGCCGAAGGCCACCCTGGAGGCCGTCCAGCAGGAGCGCTGCACCTCCCTCTACGGCGTCCCCACCATGTTCATCGCGGAGCTGAACCTCCCCGGCTTCGCGACGTACGACCTCGCCTCCCTCCGCACCGGCATCATGGCGGGCTCCCCCTGCCCGGTGGAGGTGATGAAGCGGGTGGTCTCCGAGATGCACATGGCGGAGGTCTCCATCTGCTACGGCATGACCGAGACCTCCCCGGTCTCCCTGCAGACCCGGATGGACGACGACCTGGAGCACCGCACCGGCACGGTCGGCCGGGTGCTGCCGCACATCGAGGTGAAGGTCGTCGACCCGGCGACCGGCGTGACCCAGCCGCGCGGGACGGCGGGGGAGTTGTGCACCCGCGGCTACAGCGTGATGCTCGGCTACTGGAACGAGCCCGAGAAGACCGCCGAGGCGGTCGACCCGGGGCGCTGGATGCACACGGGCGACCTCGCGGTGATGCGTGACGACGGGTACGTGGAGATCGTCGGCCGGATCAAGGACATGATCATCCGGGGTGGCGAGAACATCTACCCGCGCGAGGTCGAGGAGTTCCTCTACGCCCACCCGAAGATCCGCGACGTGCAGGTCGTCGGCGTGCCGCACGAGAGGTACGGCGAGGAGGTCCTCGCCTGCGTCATCCCCCGCGACGCGGCCGACCCGGTGACCCTGGAGGAACTCAGGACCTTCTGCGAGGGGCAGCTCGCGCACTACAAGATCCCGAGCCGGCTGCGCATCCTGGACGCCTTCCCGATGACGGTGTCCGGAAAGGTGCGCAAGGTCGAGCTGCGCGAGAAGTACGGGGTGTGA
- a CDS encoding MBL fold metallo-hydrolase — MFFVDTLEFEGLGNRSYLAGGPSATVVVDPPRDIDQVIAAAARRGVRIAFVAETHVHNDYVTGGLELARVTGAQYLVPAGARVSFARTPVADGDTVTVDEGLVLRAIATPGHTPHHTSYALTEDGRGVAVFTGGSLLIGTVGRPDLVEPRLTEQLARAQHASAHRLADELDDEVPVLPTHGFGSFCSSSQAEGDATTIGKERETNDALTLDVDTFVARMLAGLDDVPAYYAHMGPANTEGPAPVDLTPPRRADAEEIASRLAAGEWVVDLRSRMAFAEGHVAGSFNFEGEGKLATYLAWLVPWGKPVTLLAETPGQIAVAQRELARVGIDRPAAAATGDPAGWIREGEQLASFPRARFADLADARERGDDVVVLDVRRDSERAGGCIDGSVHIPIHELHNRIDDVPDGVVWVHCAGGMRAAIAASLLDAAGRDVVAVDDGFDAATEAGLALAHPGRTD, encoded by the coding sequence GTGTTCTTCGTCGACACCCTGGAGTTCGAGGGCCTGGGCAACCGCAGCTACCTGGCCGGCGGACCCAGTGCCACGGTGGTCGTAGACCCGCCGCGGGACATCGACCAGGTCATCGCCGCAGCGGCCCGCCGCGGGGTGCGCATCGCTTTCGTGGCCGAGACCCACGTGCACAACGACTACGTCACCGGCGGTCTGGAGCTGGCCCGCGTCACCGGCGCGCAGTACCTGGTGCCGGCCGGGGCGCGCGTGTCGTTCGCCCGCACCCCCGTCGCCGACGGCGACACCGTGACGGTCGACGAGGGGCTGGTGCTACGGGCGATCGCCACTCCCGGCCACACCCCGCACCACACCTCCTACGCCCTCACCGAGGACGGGCGGGGTGTGGCGGTGTTCACCGGTGGATCCCTGCTGATCGGCACCGTCGGCCGCCCCGATCTGGTCGAGCCGCGGCTGACCGAGCAGCTGGCCCGCGCCCAGCACGCCTCCGCCCACCGGCTGGCCGACGAACTGGACGACGAGGTGCCGGTGCTGCCCACCCACGGGTTCGGAAGCTTCTGCTCCTCCTCCCAAGCCGAGGGGGACGCGACCACGATCGGCAAGGAACGCGAGACCAACGACGCACTGACCCTGGACGTGGACACCTTCGTCGCCCGGATGCTCGCCGGGCTGGACGACGTACCCGCCTACTACGCGCACATGGGCCCGGCCAACACCGAGGGCCCCGCGCCGGTCGACCTCACCCCACCGAGGCGTGCGGACGCCGAGGAGATCGCCTCCCGGCTGGCCGCAGGTGAGTGGGTGGTGGACCTGCGCAGCCGCATGGCCTTCGCCGAGGGGCACGTGGCCGGGTCGTTCAACTTCGAGGGCGAGGGCAAGCTCGCCACCTACCTGGCCTGGCTGGTCCCGTGGGGCAAGCCCGTCACCCTGCTCGCCGAGACGCCCGGGCAGATCGCCGTCGCGCAGCGGGAGCTGGCGCGAGTGGGCATCGACCGCCCGGCCGCCGCCGCCACCGGCGACCCGGCCGGCTGGATCCGCGAGGGCGAGCAGCTCGCCTCCTTCCCCCGCGCCCGCTTCGCCGACCTCGCCGATGCCCGTGAGCGCGGCGACGACGTCGTCGTTCTGGACGTGCGCCGCGACTCGGAGCGTGCGGGCGGCTGCATCGACGGCTCCGTCCACATCCCGATCCACGAGCTGCACAACCGCATCGACGACGTGCCGGACGGGGTGGTGTGGGTGCACTGCGCCGGCGGGATGCGCGCGGCGATCGCCGCCTCCCTGCTCGACGCCGCCGGCCGTGACGTGGTCGCCGTCGACGACGGCTTCGACGCCGCCACCGAGGCAGGACTGGCCCTCGCCCACCCCGGCCGCACCGACTGA
- a CDS encoding rhodanese-like domain-containing protein → MLSLLRRDRGRLTPQLAHQRTSDGTAVLVDVRETPEWNAGHAPDALHLPLSRLAAGASLPPAVQGRPVVTICRSGHRSRQAATLLAGRGVQATDVTGGMTAWARAGLPVIGQGGGAGVIA, encoded by the coding sequence ATGTTGTCGCTTCTCCGCCGCGACCGCGGCCGCCTCACCCCCCAGCTGGCCCACCAGCGAACCAGCGACGGCACCGCCGTCCTGGTGGACGTCCGCGAGACACCGGAGTGGAACGCCGGGCACGCTCCCGACGCGCTGCACCTGCCCCTTTCCCGTCTGGCGGCAGGGGCGTCGCTCCCGCCAGCCGTGCAGGGCAGGCCGGTGGTCACGATCTGCCGCTCCGGTCACCGCTCCCGGCAAGCCGCCACATTGCTGGCCGGACGCGGCGTTCAGGCCACGGACGTCACCGGCGGCATGACCGCCTGGGCGCGTGCGGGGCTACCGGTCATCGGTCAGGGCGGCGGCGCCGGTGTCATAGCGTGA